A single genomic interval of Hippoglossus stenolepis isolate QCI-W04-F060 chromosome 24, HSTE1.2, whole genome shotgun sequence harbors:
- the dock9b gene encoding dedicator of cytokinesis protein 9 isoform X11: MQGRAGKAPKREMVIESPQQYRSLAEIEAEVEAGSQVAAVKPKIIEPLDYENVLVQRKTQIISDVLRDMLQFPTDDFQISTLQRQGRTLFSTVPETAEKEAHSLFVQECIKTYKSDWHVVNYKYEEYSGDFRQLPNKVSRPEKLAAHLFEVDEDVEKDEDTASLGSQKGGVSKHGWLYKGNMNSAISVTMRSFKRRYFHLAQLGDGSYNLNFYKDENTSKEPKGTIFLDSCMGVVQNSKVRRFAFELKMQDKSTFLLAADSEAEMDEWIGTLNKILHSSFEQAMQEKRNGDLHDDEEHGKTDLTPGGFQDSFQTARDIESKMRSEARLKLFTLDPYTQKLDFSGIEPDVRQFEEKFGKRVLVRCNDLSFNLQGCVAENEEGPTTNVEPFYVVLSFFDVQNSRKISADFHVDLNHPLVRQMTAGSGNRQDVQINGGGDGVLSGRKLPEEALQYPKQGVFSVTCPHPEIFLVARIEKVLQGGITHCTEPYMKSSDSAKMAQKVLKNAKTACNRLGQYRMPFAWAARPVFKDASGTLDKTSRFSAVYRQDSSKLSDEDMFKLLTDFRKPEKMAKLPVLLGNLDVTIDSVPPDVTNCVTSSYIPVKSFEGDGPGSALLEVEEFVPCIAKCSQPFTIYKNHLYVYPKQLKYDGQKSFTKARNIAVCIEFKDSDEDEAQPLKCIYGRPGGPLFTKQAYAAILHHQQNPEYYDEIKMELPTQLHEKHHLLFTFYHVSCDSNSKKKDQVETPVGTAWLPLLRDGRVIMNEQQLPVAANLPAGYLGSQDGVTKHSGSEIKWVDGGKPVFKVSTHLVSTVYTQDQHLHNFFHHRQSMEMSEQASEGELVKYLKSLHAMEGHVMVNFLPTTLNQLFCVLTRATVEDVAVNVTRVMVHVVAQCHEEGLEHHLRSYVKFVFKPEPYSSTNVKTVHEELAKAMTAILKPSTDFLTSNKLLKHSWYFFEALVKSMAQYLMESGKVKLSRIQRFSASFYHAVETLVNMLMPHITQKYKDNLDAAHNANHSLAVFIKRCFTFLDRGFVFKQINNYMNCFVPGDPKTLYEFKFEFLRVVCSHEHYVPLNLPMPFGKGRIQRFQDLQLDYSLTDDFCRNHFLVGLLLREVGGALQEFREVRQIAIQVLKGLMIKHTFDDRYAAKSQQARLATLYLPLFGLLQENVHRLDIKESAPLSTHSNVREDSLVPNSAAPPQKPGGCIENALHKDVFGVISGTASPHSSTPNVSSVHHADSRGSLVSTDSGNSLLDKSSDKTNSLEKNQCASALGSTMLRCDKLDRDEIKNLLMCFLHILKSMSEEALFAYWNKAASSELMDFFTLIEVCLHQFRYMGKRFIARAGILHARLQQLGNLETAHTFNNMYSHTEADVSSQCLLEANVSTEVCLTVLDTLSIFIMGFKTQLNSDLGHNPLMKKVFQVHLCFLQIPQSEAALKQVFTSLRTFIYKFPCTFFDGRADMCAFLCYEILKCCNSKLSSIRSDAAHLLYFLMKSNFDYTGRRSFVRTHLQVVIAVSQLIADVIGIGGTRFQQSLSIINNCANSDKSIKHTAFPSDVKDLTKRIRTVLMATEQMKEHENDPEMLVDLQYSLAKSYTSTPELRKTWLDSMARIHNKNGDLSEAAMCYVHVAALVAEYLWRKGMFRQGCSSFRVITPNIDEEAAMMEDVGMQDVHFNEEVLMELLEECADGLWKAERYELIADVYRLIIPIYEQRRDFEKLTHLYDTLHRAYTKVMEVMHSGKRLLGTYFRVAFFGQAAGFFEDEDGKEYIYKEPKFTPLSEISQRLLKLYSDKFGQENVKIIQDSGKVNPKDLDSKYAYIQVTHVIPHLDDKELEDRKTDFEKSHNIRRFVFETPFTVSGKKQGGVEEQCKRRTVLTTTHCFPYVKKRIAVMYQHQTDLSPIEVAIDEMSAKVAELRLLCSASEVDMIRLQLKLQGSISVQVNAGPLAYARAFLDDSSAKKYPDNKVKQLKEVFRQFVDACGQALGVNERLIKEDQQEYQDEMKANYRDLARELSNIMHEQINPVEDGTRSALSDSMGIFNAISGTPTGANPHGSTTVL, encoded by the exons ATGCAGGGCCGGGCAGGCAAAGCCCCCAAAAGGGAGATGGTGATAGAGTCTCCTCAGCAGTACAGGAGCCTGGCGGAGATtgaggcagaggtggaggctgGGTCACAGGTGGCAGCG GTCAAGCCGAAGATCATAGAGCCTCTGGACTATGAGAATGTGCTCGTCCAGAGGAAGACCCAGATCATCAGTGATGTTCTGCGGGACATGCTGCAGTTTCCCACCGACGACTTCCAG atcTCAACCCTCCAGCGGCAGGGCAGGACTCTGTTCTCCACCGTGCCGGAGACTGCTGAGAAAGAAGCTCACTCACTGTTTGTTCAAGAG tgcATCAAAACCTACAAGTCCGACTGGCACGTGGTCAACTACAAGTACGAGGAGTATTCTGGAGACTTCCGTCAGCTGCCAAA TAAGGTGTCAAGACCGGAGAAACTGGCAGCTCATCTGTTTGAGGTGGATGAAGACGTGGAAAAAGACGAG gacacAGCCTCCCTGGGATCCCAGAAGGGAGGAGTGTCAAAACACGGCTGGCTGTACAAAGGCAACATGAACAGTGCAATCAGTGTGACTATGCGT TCTTTCAAGAGAAGGTACTTCCACCTGGCTCAGCTTGGAGATGGATCCTACAACCTCAACTTCTACAAAGATGAGAACACCTCCAAAGAACCCAAAGGAACCATCTTCCTTGATTCATGCATGGGGGTTGTTCAG AACAGCAAAGTGCGTCGGTTCGCCTTCGAGCTGAAGATGCAGGATAAAAGCACGTTCCTTCTGGCTGCAGACAGCGAGGCAGAGATGGACGAGTGGATCGGGACCCTCAACAAGATCCTCCACAGCAGCTTTGAACAGGCCATGCAGGAGAAGAGGAACGGAGACCTGCACGATG ATGAGGAGCACGGAAAAACAGACCTCACCCCCGGAGGTTTTCAAGACAGCTTTCAG ACCGCCAGAGATATTGAGTCCAAAATGAGAAGTGAAGCTCGCCTGAAACTCTTCACTTTGGACCCTTACACACAG AAACTGGACTTTTCTGGCATTGAACCAGACGTGCGGCAGTTTGAAGAGAAGTTCGGGAAGCGAGTCCTGGTCCGCTGTAACGACCTGTCCTTCAACCTGCAGGGCTGCGTTGCAGAGAATGAAGAGGGGCCGACAACGAAT GTGGAGCCCTTCTATGTGGTCCTGTCTTTCTTTGACGTCCAGAACAGCAGGAAGATCTCAGCCGACTTCCACGTGGATCTCAACCATCCACTGGTCCGACAAATGACAGCAGGTTCTGGTAACAGGCAGGACGTGCAGATTAATGGCGGTGGTGATGGAGTGTTGAGCGGCCGCAAGCTCCCAGAGGAGGCTCTCCAGTACCCCAAGCAGGGGGTGTTCTCAGTCACATGCCCCCACCCAGAGATCTTCCTAGTGGCCAGGATTGAGAAGGTCCTGCAGGGGGGGATTACTCACTGCACTGAACCCTACATGAAGAGCTCGGACTCTGCTAAG ATGGCTCAGAAGGTGCTGAAGAATGCAAAGACAGCTTGTAACAGACTGGGACAGTACAGGATGCCATTCGCTTGGGCTGCAAG GCCTGTGTTCAAAGATGCGTCGGGAACTTTGGACAAAACGTCTCGCTTCTCAGCTGTTTACCGACAGGACAGCAGCAAGCTGTCGGACGAGGACATGTTCAAACTGCTAACTGACTTCAGAAA ACCAGAGAAAATGGCCAAACTCCCTGTGCTCTTAGGAAACTTAGATGTAACTATCGACAGTGTGCCCCCGGATGTCACCA ATTGTGTCACTTCCTCCTACATCCCGGTGAAGAGTTTTGAAGGTGACGGGCCGGGCAGCGCTCttctggaggtggaggagttcGTACCCTGCATCGCTAAGTGCTCCCAACCATTCACCATCTATAAAAACCACCTGTACGTCTACCCGAAACAACTCAAGTACGACGGGCAGAAATCCTTCACGAAG GCCAGGAACATTGCTGTTTGCATTGAATTCAAGGATTCTGATGAAGATGAGGCCCAACCACTGAAG TGCATCTATGGTCGTCCAGGAGGTCCTCTGTTCACCAAGCAGGCGTATGCAGCCATCCTGCACCACCAGCAGAACCCTGAGTACTACGATGAG ATAAAGATGGAGCTCCCCACCCAGCTGCATGAGAAGCATCACCTCCTCTTCACCTTCTATCATGTCAGCTGTGACAGCAACAGCAAGAAGAAAGACCAAGTGGAGACTCCAG TGGGTACAGCCTGGCTGCCTCTGCTGAGGGATGGCAGAGTCATCATGAATGAACAGCAGTTGCCTGTGGCGGCGAATCTACCCGCCGGGTACCTGGGCTCCCAGGATGGTGTCACcaag CACTCTGGCTCAGAGATCAAATGGGTAGATGGAGGAAAACCTGTGTTCAAAGTCTCAACTCATCTTGTTTCTACAGTTTACACTCAG GACCAGCACTTACACAACTTCTTCCATCACCGTCAAAGCATGGAGATGTCAGAACAAGCATCGGAGGGGGAGCTGGTTAAATACCTGAAG AGTCTCCACGCAATGGAGGGTCACGTGATGGTCAACTTTCTGCCCACCACCCTCAACCAGCTGTTCTGTGTCCTAACCAGAGCCACAGTTGAGGACGTGGCTGTCAACGTGACCag ggtGATGGTGCATGTTGTAGCACAGTGCCACGAAGAGGGACTTGAACATCACCTGCGATCTTATGTCAAG tttgTGTTCAAGCCAGAGCCTTACTCCTCCACCAATGTGAAAACAGTTCACGAGGAGCTGGCTAAAGCCATGACAGCCATACTGAAGCCATCTACTGACTTCCTCACTAGCAACAAGCTGCTGAAG cacTCGTGGTATTTCTTTGAAGCTCTGGTGAAGTCAATGGCTCAGTATCTCATGGAGAGTGGAAAGGTCAAG CTCTCGAGGATTCAGCGCTTTTCTGCTTCGTTCTACCACGCGGTGGAGACTCTGGTCAATATGCTGATGCCCCACATCACCCAGAAATATAAAGACAACCTGGATGCGGCTCATAATGCCAACCACAGCCTGGCAGTTTTCATCAAG CGCTGCTTCACCTTCCTGGACCGAGGCTTCGTATTCAAGCAGATCAACAACTACATGAACTGCTTTGTGCCTGGGGACCCCAAG ACCTTGTACGAGTTCAAGTTTGAGTTCCTGCGGGTCGTCTGCAGCCATGAACATTATGTTCCTCTAAATCTTCCCATGCCATTTGGAAAGGGGAGAATACAGAGATTCCAAG ATCTCCAGCTCGACTATTCTCTGACTGATGACTTCTGTCGAAACCACTTCCTGGTGGGCCTGCTGCTCAGGGAGGTGGGCGGGGCTCTTCAGGAGTTCCGAGAGGTCCGTCAGATCGCCATCCAGGTGCTGAAGGGCCTGATGATCAAACACACGTTCGACGACCGCTACGCTGCGAAA AGCCAACAGGCCCGACTCGCCACCCTTTACCTCCCTCTGTTCGGCCTCCTCCAGGAGAACGTCCACAGACTCGACATCAAGGAGTCAGCACCTCTCAGCACCCACAGT AATGTGAGGGAGGACTCTCTGGTGCCGAACTCTGCGGCGCCGCCTCAGAAACCCGGGGGTTGCATAGAAAACGCCCTCCACAAAGACGTGTTCGGGGTCATCTCTGGAACAG CGTCCCCTCACAGCTCCACTCCCAATGTCAGCTCAGTTCACCACGCAGACTCCAGAGGCTCCCTGGTCTCCACGGACTCTGGAAACAGCCTTCTGGACAAGAGCAGTGACAAGACCAACTCCCTGGAGAAG AACCAGTGTGCGTCGGCTCTGGGCAGCACCATGCTGCGCTGCGACAAACTGGACCGGGACGAGATCAAAAACCTGCTCATGTGCTTTCTGCATATTCTCAAGAGCATGTCCGAGG AGGCTCTTTTTGCTTACTGGAACAAAGCAGCCTCCTCAGAGCTGATGGACTTCTTCACATTAATAGA AGTCTGCCTCCATCAGTTCAGATACATGGGGAAGAGATTCATCGCCAG GGCGGGGATCCTGCACGCccgcctgcagcagctgggaaATCTGGAGACCGCACATACCTTTAACAACA TGTACAGTCATACAGAAGCAGATGTGAGCAGCCAGTGTCTGCTGGAGGCCAATGTGTCGACAGAGGTGTGTCTGACTGTGCTGGACACACTCAGCATCTTCATCATGGGATTCAAG ACTCAGCTGAACTCCGACCTGGGTCACAACCCCCTGATGAAGAAAGTGTTCCAGGTGCATTTGTGCTTCCTGCAGATCCCTCAGTCAGAGGCTGCCCTCAAACAGGTCTTCACCTCACTCAGGACCTTCATCTACAAG TTCCCCTGCACCTTCTTTGACGGCCGGGCCGACATGTGTGCCTTTCTGTGCTACGAGATCCTCAAGTGCTGTAACTCCAAGCTGAGCTCCATCCGCAGCGACGCCGCCCACCTCCTCTACTTCCTCATGAAAAGTAACTTTGACTACACGGGCCGCAGGTCCTTTGTGCGAACACACCTGCAG GTGGTTATTGCTGTCAGTCAGCTGATTGCAGATGTCATCGGCATCGGGGGAACCCGCTTCCAGCAGTCTCTCTCCATCATCAACAACTGTGCCAACAGTGACAAGAGCATCaag CACACGGCGTTTCCCTCCGACGTGAAGGACCTCACCAAGCGCATCAGGACAGTGCTGATGGCCACCGAGCAGATGAAGGAGCACGAGAACGACCCGGAGATGCTGGTGGACCTCCAGTACAGCCTGGCCAAGTCCTACACCAGCACGCCCGAGCTCCGCAAGACCTGGCTGGACAGCATGGCACGCATCCACAACAAGAACGGAGATCTGTCAGAG GCAGCCATGTGTTACGTGCACGTTGCAGCTCTGGTGGCTGAGTACCTGTGGAGAAAAG GAATGTTCAGACAGGGATGCTCTTCTTTCCGAGTCATCACCCCCAACATCGACGAGGAGGCGGCCATGATGGAGGATGTGGGGATGCAGGATGTTCACTTCAACGAG GAGGTGCtgatggagctgctggaggagtgtGCTGATGGCCTCTGGAAGGCGGAGCGTTACGAGCTCATCGCTGATGTCTACAGGCTCATCATTCCCATCTATGAACAGCGCAGAGACTTTGAG AAACTGACCCATCTGTACGACACCCTCCACCGTGCCTACACCAAAGTGATGGAGGTGATGCATTCTGGCAAGAGACTGCTGGGCACATACTTCAGAGTGGCCTTCTTTGGACAG GCTGCG GGTTTCTTTGAGGACGAGGATGGAAAGGAATACATCTATAAGGAGCCGAAGTTCACTCCGCTGTCTGAGATCTCCCAGAGACTCCTGAAGCTCTACTCTGACAAGTTTGGACAGGAGAACGTCAAGATCATTCAGGACTCCGGCAAG GTGAACCCAAAGGACCTGGACTCCAAGTACGCCTACATCCAGGTGACCCACGTCATACCCCACCTGGACGACAAGGAGCTCGAGGACAGAAAGACGGACTTCGAGAAGAGCCACAACATCCGGCGCTTCGTGTTCGAGACGCCGTTCACCGTGTCGGGCAAGAAGCAGGGCGGAGTGGAGGAGCAGTGCAAACGGCGGACGGTTCTCACCA CCACCCACTGTTTCCCTTATGTGAAGAAGCGCATAGCCGTCATGTACCAGCACCAGACCGACCTGAGCCCCATCGAGGTGGCCATTGACGAGATGAGCGCCAAGGTGGCCGAGCTGCGCCTGCTGTGCTCAGCCTCGGAGGTGGACATGATCCGGCTGCAGCTCAAACTGCAGGGCAGCATCAGCGTTCAG GTAAACGCTGGTCCTCTTGCCTACGCCAGAGCCTTCCTGGACGACAGCAGTGCCAAGAAATATCCCGACAACAAGGTCAAACAGCTCAAAGAGGTTTTCAG GCAGTTTGTGGACGCCTGCGGTCAGGCGCTGGGGGTGAACGAGCGGCTGATCAAGGAGGACCAGCAGGAGTATCAGGACGAGATGAAGGCCAACTACAGGGACCTGGCCAGGGAGCTGTCCAACATCATGCACGAGCAG ATCAACCCAGTGGAGGACGGTACAAGGAGCGCTCTGTCTGACTCTATGGGCATCTTCAACGCCATCAGTGGCACGCCAACAGGCGCCAACCCTCACGGCTCCACCACCGTGCTCTGA